The Raphanus sativus cultivar WK10039 chromosome 2, ASM80110v3, whole genome shotgun sequence DNA segment AGAGCGCGAGTGAGCGAAGGATCATTGAGCTTCTTGGATCGGTTGCGAAGAATTAGCCGGACCGGTTTAGAGGATCTCCGTTTGTTTACGAGATTCCGGTTCTCGTTGGTCTGGTGATTTTGGGAAGAAGATGCACACTTGCAATTGTAGTAGATACGAGAGCAGCATCGAGCAAGAGATGTCGCAGCCATTATCTCAATCGATCAATTTTCCCGCGGGATTTATCCGGGACACAGTGACGTCAttaatcttctttctttttattaatatggaagaataaaaaaaacttttatttatttctatgtTACAATGAAACACAACGATTGTATTGGAAACGCTGGTTGAAGAAAAACAGAACAGGTGAATATGTTTGGTTTCTAATGGAACAGAGATAAATATTTacacaaattattcaaaaacaAGTTTTGTGTAAAAAGATaactgattttaattttaagagaAGAAGTCGTCAAGGCTTACACCatcttcaccatcatcatcatcatcattgaaGTTGAGGATAAGATCAACAAGTTCTCTTCCAGCGTATGAAGAagaaccttcttcttcttctgcttcttctctgTCTTCACTGAATCTGCTTCTGTTCTGTAGAAAGAAGAGTTGTGCTAACAGTTCCCGTGGTGAAGATACACTAGACATCCATCCCCTTGGCTTTCTCTTGCGCTGGAACACACAacaaaacattttcaaaaactCACTACCACCACCATcaataataaatgaaataacCGAAAGCATACCGTTTCGATGTTGTCAGGTAAGGTAGCTCTCTCAGCAGCCTTTGAGGTCCACACCTTGATGTCATTTTCGATTCCGCTGCTAGCAAGCACTGGTAAATGCGGATGAGGCTCGATACAGTTCACTATGTACCTATCCGCTTCCATAACACGTACCAGCTCTCCGCTCTTCTTCTTCCAAATAAATATCCGACCACAGTCCGACCCACTAACCACATACTCACACCGAGGTCCACAAAAATTCACACCCTTAACCGTCTCACTGTTCTTATGACCCTTATAAGCCATCGGAAGAACTGAATTTTCGCTATCATCATCTTCTGTAGAAGAAGCGGGTTCTGATGGCGTAATAGGGGGCGACCCTAATCCCATACCGCGCGTGAAAAGATATATGAACTCGTTGGTGTATGAAACAAGGAGTTCACTCTGCTCTGAGAAGGCCAGACCCGTTATTCCAACGTAACAATCGCCGACGAGGTGGGGAGGGCAGAAATGATCAGCAGCTCCGTCTCTCTGAAGTCTACGGATGTCATAGAGACGAGCGTACTCGTCCATCCCACCAACAGCCAAGAGGTTGGAGTTTCTAGGGTCCATTGCAA contains these protein-coding regions:
- the LOC108842812 gene encoding uncharacterized protein LOC108842812, with amino-acid sequence MSSSDKAKRCRTHFNGSHHPVVDFWRREVGGIISPRNFSDRFSASENMVLRLEIYKKLAKHKGCVNTVSFNAGGDILVSGSDDRRVILWDWELGNAKLSFHSGHSNNVFQAKFMPFSDDRTIVTCAADGMVRRASVLESGKVETVLLGLHRGRAHKLCIEPGNPHVLYTGGEDGLVQRFDLRTQAPTELFTCQAVDPRRRNTAAAKLNAIAMDPRNSNLLAVGGMDEYARLYDIRRLQRDGAADHFCPPHLVGDCYVGITGLAFSEQSELLVSYTNEFIYLFTRGMGLGSPPITPSEPASSTEDDDSENSVLPMAYKGHKNSETVKGVNFCGPRCEYVVSGSDCGRIFIWKKKSGELVRVMEADRYIVNCIEPHPHLPVLASSGIENDIKVWTSKAAERATLPDNIETRKRKPRGWMSSVSSPRELLAQLFFLQNRSRFSEDREEAEEEEGSSSYAGRELVDLILNFNDDDDDGEDGVSLDDFFS